One genomic segment of Desulforamulus reducens MI-1 includes these proteins:
- a CDS encoding succinate dehydrogenase cytochrome b558 subunit, with amino-acid sequence MMKGLMLLVGAVQTDDNKLAKYHFFVRKLHSFLGVFPISIFLIEHLITNSLATISPRMFNTAVSYMQSIPYLAAIEILFIALPLTLHALYGLYIVYVAENNTFRYPYLRNWMFYLQRGSALVTLVFILIHVWHLRVAHSLYGLDINFLSVQNQMADPLWLTFYIIGLLTTTFHFANGLWNFSVSWGIVVGEHAQNFLWKLCMLFFIFSSILGIAAIRAFIQ; translated from the coding sequence ATGATGAAGGGGTTGATGTTGTTAGTGGGTGCAGTGCAGACAGATGATAATAAACTGGCCAAATATCACTTCTTTGTTCGAAAACTTCACTCCTTTTTAGGAGTCTTTCCAATCAGTATTTTTCTTATTGAACACCTAATCACGAATTCATTGGCGACCATAAGCCCAAGAATGTTTAACACAGCAGTGAGCTATATGCAAAGCATTCCTTACTTAGCTGCAATAGAAATTCTATTTATTGCCCTTCCTCTTACCTTGCATGCATTGTACGGATTATATATTGTTTATGTTGCAGAGAATAATACTTTTCGCTACCCCTATCTAAGAAATTGGATGTTTTACCTGCAAAGGGGATCTGCATTGGTAACTTTAGTATTTATATTGATTCATGTTTGGCATTTGCGAGTGGCCCATTCTTTATATGGACTAGATATAAATTTTTTATCGGTGCAAAATCAAATGGCAGATCCCCTGTGGTTAACCTTTTATATTATAGGCTTACTGACAACTACCTTTCATTTTGCCAATGGACTTTGGAATTTTTCTGTTAGCTGGGGAATTGTGGTAGGGGAGCACGCCCAGAATTTTTTATGGAAGTTGTGTATGCTATTCTTTATCTTTTCTTCTATCCTAGGTATCGCAGCAATTCGGGCCTTTATCCAGTAA
- a CDS encoding Fe-S-containing hydro-lyase, whose product MTKVHISTPLVEDVVKSLCIGQQVLISGVIYTGRDAAHKRLVQLMDEGKELPFDLKGQIIYYVGPSPAPPGRVIGSAGPTTAGRMDAYAPRLIERGLKGMIGKGARTENVTNAMKKHGAVYFAAIGGAAALISRSVQEAEIVAYSDLGPEAIYRLVVKDFPAIVVNDAFGGDLYQEGRKIYAIE is encoded by the coding sequence ATGACAAAAGTTCATATATCAACACCCCTTGTGGAGGATGTTGTGAAAAGCCTTTGTATCGGTCAACAAGTCTTAATCAGTGGGGTGATTTACACAGGGCGGGATGCAGCTCATAAAAGGCTAGTGCAACTGATGGATGAAGGGAAAGAACTACCCTTTGATTTGAAGGGACAGATTATTTATTATGTGGGTCCCTCACCGGCGCCTCCGGGTAGAGTAATTGGTTCTGCTGGGCCTACCACCGCAGGGCGAATGGATGCCTATGCACCCCGCTTGATAGAGCGGGGACTTAAGGGAATGATTGGTAAAGGTGCCAGGACAGAAAATGTAACCAATGCCATGAAGAAACATGGAGCTGTATACTTTGCTGCCATTGGTGGAGCGGCTGCCCTTATTTCAAGAAGTGTGCAAGAGGCAGAAATTGTTGCTTATTCAGACTTAGGTCCAGAGGCTATCTATCGGTTAGTGGTAAAAGACTTTCCGGCTATTGTTGTTAATGATGCCTTTGGTGGAGATTTATATCAAGAAGGTAGAAAAATATATGCGATAGAGTAA
- a CDS encoding fumarate hydratase, translating into MRTIDCEVIISEVARLCQEANFKLEDDVVQSFKCSYETEVSQSGKEILNLLIENAAIAANESIPMCQDTGVAVVFLELGQDTHIINGNLYKAINEGVRKGYQEGYLRKSMVAHPLERVNTGDNTPAVIHTRIVPGDQVKITVAPKGGGSENMSALKMLKPAEGVEGVKNFILETVENAGPNPCPPLIVGVGIGGTMEKCALLAKEALLRSVGEPHPMPDIAELEQELLGKINNLGIGPSGLGGRTTALAVHIEIFGSHIASLPVAVNLNCHAARHKSVVI; encoded by the coding sequence ATTAGGACAATAGACTGTGAAGTAATTATATCTGAAGTAGCCCGCTTATGCCAGGAAGCTAACTTCAAGTTGGAGGACGATGTTGTTCAATCCTTTAAATGTTCCTATGAAACTGAAGTTTCACAAAGTGGTAAAGAAATCCTGAATCTACTTATTGAAAATGCTGCCATAGCAGCTAACGAATCCATCCCTATGTGTCAGGATACAGGGGTTGCGGTGGTGTTTCTAGAATTAGGACAGGATACGCATATTATCAACGGCAATTTATATAAAGCTATTAATGAAGGTGTACGTAAGGGTTACCAAGAGGGTTATCTAAGAAAATCAATGGTTGCGCACCCGCTGGAAAGGGTTAATACCGGGGATAATACCCCTGCTGTTATACATACCAGGATTGTACCAGGGGACCAAGTTAAGATAACCGTTGCACCCAAGGGTGGGGGCAGTGAAAATATGAGTGCCTTAAAAATGCTAAAACCAGCCGAAGGGGTAGAAGGAGTAAAGAATTTTATCCTTGAAACAGTCGAAAATGCAGGTCCCAACCCCTGTCCGCCACTGATTGTGGGAGTTGGGATCGGCGGGACAATGGAAAAATGCGCACTGCTGGCAAAGGAGGCTTTATTGCGATCCGTTGGGGAACCTCATCCTATGCCGGATATAGCAGAGTTGGAGCAAGAATTACTGGGTAAAATAAACAACTTGGGAATAGGGCCTTCTGGCCTAGGTGGGAGAACCACCGCTTTGGCCGTCCATATTGAAATATTTGGTTCTCACATTGCTAGTTTACCTGTAGCAGTTAACCTTAATTGCCATGCTGCAAGACATAAATCTGTTGTTATTTAG
- the lexA gene encoding transcriptional repressor LexA has product MLNAREEEVLNVIIENVKLKGYPPSVREIGEAVGLSSSSTVHSYLKRLEQKGYLRRDPTKPRAIEVIMSELSKNPSSHPLTSELSRYSDEELISIPLLGEVAAGVPLLAVENYDEKVTLPRSFTGYGEFFMLSVRGDSMIEAGILPGDLVLVRRQESVSNGDIAVALLEDEATVKRFYKEKNRIRLQPENSLLSPIYVQEVKILGKVVGLMRKI; this is encoded by the coding sequence TTGTTAAACGCCCGAGAAGAAGAAGTTTTAAATGTAATCATAGAAAACGTAAAGCTGAAGGGTTATCCTCCATCAGTTAGAGAAATAGGCGAAGCTGTGGGTCTTTCATCTAGTTCTACTGTTCATTCTTATTTAAAAAGGTTGGAGCAAAAAGGTTATCTAAGGAGAGATCCAACAAAGCCCCGGGCCATTGAAGTGATTATGTCGGAGTTGTCGAAAAATCCTTCCAGTCACCCCCTAACTTCAGAGCTTTCAAGATATTCTGACGAGGAATTAATTAGTATACCTTTATTGGGAGAAGTAGCGGCAGGCGTTCCTCTCCTGGCGGTGGAAAACTATGATGAAAAAGTAACCCTGCCCAGGAGTTTTACTGGTTACGGGGAATTCTTTATGCTATCCGTGCGCGGCGACAGTATGATCGAAGCGGGTATTTTGCCCGGAGATCTTGTCCTGGTGCGTAGACAAGAATCGGTAAGCAATGGGGATATTGCCGTAGCCCTCCTGGAAGATGAAGCCACGGTGAAAAGATTTTATAAAGAGAAAAACAGAATAAGGTTACAGCCTGAAAACAGTTTGTTATCACCTATCTATGTTCAGGAAGTCAAAATACTTGGCAAAGTGGTTGGATTAATGAGAAAAATATAA
- a CDS encoding MerR family transcriptional regulator, whose protein sequence is MFCNDDQPMFNIGVIAELLKVHPETLRIWEKHGLVEPSRRNKQRLYSNNDVKRLQFIHFLINEKGLNIAGVLQIISMYPCWSTKHCAGGNQSKDEKVNINKPCWKEQGTYCYVIEDKADQCSACPHYNRDCVQ, encoded by the coding sequence TTGTTTTGTAATGATGATCAACCTATGTTTAACATAGGAGTTATTGCCGAACTTTTAAAGGTGCATCCGGAAACCCTGCGTATTTGGGAAAAACATGGTCTGGTTGAGCCATCTCGTCGTAACAAACAGCGTTTATACAGCAATAACGACGTTAAGAGACTGCAGTTTATTCATTTCCTTATTAATGAAAAGGGATTGAATATTGCTGGGGTACTTCAAATTATTAGTATGTATCCTTGCTGGAGCACAAAGCATTGTGCAGGGGGCAATCAATCTAAGGATGAAAAGGTTAACATCAATAAACCTTGCTGGAAAGAACAAGGTACCTATTGTTATGTGATAGAGGACAAGGCCGATCAGTGTAGTGCCTGCCCGCATTATAATAGAGATTGTGTTCAGTAA
- a CDS encoding DUF4387 domain-containing protein codes for MSKVKLPQLATVIRSKNSGPYELTLDVIFKDQESYEAACKARVINKTTIAELYGIQEDDVIGIVEFSPANAIKATIVRPYPSGALGETDVYGAQQHAPLLDLEVELN; via the coding sequence ATGTCAAAAGTGAAGCTACCACAACTGGCCACAGTTATTAGAAGTAAGAATTCTGGTCCCTATGAATTGACTCTGGATGTTATTTTTAAAGATCAAGAGTCCTATGAAGCAGCCTGTAAAGCCAGGGTTATCAATAAAACCACCATTGCAGAACTCTACGGTATTCAGGAAGATGATGTCATTGGCATTGTCGAATTTTCTCCGGCTAATGCCATAAAGGCTACCATTGTAAGGCCATATCCTTCGGGTGCGCTGGGGGAAACCGATGTTTATGGCGCACAACAACATGCACCTTTGTTAGATTTGGAAGTGGAATTAAATTAA
- a CDS encoding acyclic terpene utilization AtuA family protein has product MKEYRVLSPTAILGYGFPEESFKAGLDRKPHLIAVDAGSTDPGPYYLGAGVSFTDRAAVKRDLELMIEAGIERDIPVVIGTAGGCGAEAHLQWNLEIILELAKERKWNFPLGIIHAELSKNFVLEEFKANKISPLHPAPDLTEEEIIATERIVGQMGPEAVMAVLEKGAKVVLAGRAYDPSVFSASAIMAGFDKGLAIHMGKILECGAIAALPGSGSDCLLGTLREDCFIVEPLNPNRCCTTTSVAAHTLYEKTNPYILPGPGGVLDLRGTTFIQENEKAVRVAGSKFVPSESYTIKLEGAKRVGFRTVSIAGCRDPIMIGQIDTIVEAVRERVKDNFKRYGYEYFLHFNIYGKNGVMGNLEPLASGASHELGVVIDAVAETQEIANTICSFARSTMLHYGYPGRVATAGNLAFPYSPSDFKAGAVYNFNIYHLLYVDNPVTLFPSEIIQTGEEG; this is encoded by the coding sequence TTGAAAGAATACAGGGTTTTATCTCCGACTGCCATTCTTGGTTATGGTTTTCCTGAGGAATCCTTTAAGGCGGGATTAGATCGCAAGCCACATTTAATTGCAGTTGATGCAGGGTCCACGGACCCTGGCCCTTACTATTTAGGAGCTGGTGTTTCCTTTACCGATCGAGCTGCCGTTAAACGAGATTTAGAGTTGATGATTGAAGCTGGCATAGAAAGAGACATCCCTGTCGTCATTGGAACAGCGGGTGGTTGTGGTGCAGAAGCACATCTACAATGGAATTTGGAAATAATTTTAGAACTGGCCAAGGAAAGGAAATGGAACTTTCCCCTGGGAATTATTCATGCAGAGCTAAGTAAGAACTTTGTGTTAGAGGAATTTAAAGCTAATAAAATATCGCCGTTGCACCCTGCCCCTGACCTAACTGAAGAGGAAATCATAGCTACAGAAAGAATTGTGGGACAGATGGGGCCGGAAGCAGTGATGGCAGTATTAGAAAAGGGTGCAAAGGTCGTCCTGGCAGGTCGAGCCTATGATCCGTCTGTATTTAGCGCTTCGGCCATCATGGCTGGCTTTGATAAAGGTCTAGCTATACATATGGGTAAGATTTTAGAATGCGGTGCCATTGCCGCCTTGCCTGGGAGCGGCAGTGATTGTTTGCTGGGAACCCTAAGAGAGGATTGCTTTATTGTTGAACCTTTAAACCCTAATCGGTGTTGTACAACTACTTCAGTGGCTGCCCATACCCTTTATGAGAAAACAAATCCCTATATCTTGCCGGGGCCTGGCGGGGTATTGGATCTTCGGGGGACGACTTTTATACAGGAAAATGAAAAAGCTGTAAGGGTAGCGGGAAGTAAATTTGTCCCCAGTGAGTCTTATACAATTAAACTGGAAGGGGCAAAGCGGGTAGGTTTCCGCACAGTTTCCATAGCAGGTTGTCGGGACCCCATTATGATTGGACAAATTGATACAATTGTTGAAGCTGTGAGGGAACGTGTTAAGGATAATTTCAAACGTTACGGGTATGAATATTTCCTACATTTTAATATTTATGGTAAAAATGGTGTGATGGGTAATCTTGAACCCTTGGCTTCTGGTGCTTCTCATGAATTGGGGGTTGTCATAGATGCCGTGGCAGAGACCCAAGAAATTGCCAATACTATTTGCAGCTTTGCTCGCTCTACCATGCTTCATTATGGTTATCCCGGCCGGGTAGCTACCGCTGGCAACTTAGCATTCCCCTATTCTCCGTCGGATTTTAAGGCTGGGGCTGTATATAACTTTAATATTTATCATTTACTTTATGTTGATAACCCCGTTACGCTTTTTCCATCTGAAATTATTCAAACAGGGGAGGAAGGATAA
- a CDS encoding aminotransferase class I/II-fold pyridoxal phosphate-dependent enzyme, with protein sequence MHLDILDKLANEVEMEVQSVYREIEARAMTNHQRVLKGFHLAKTSDYHLRGTTGYGYNDTGREALEKIYAHIFGAEAALVRGQIVSGTHAIAIALFGMLRPGDELLAVQGSPYDTLEEIIGKRGNAPGSLKDLGISYNQVELTPEGTLDWEGIEAALNPRTRVMLVQRSRGYAWRPSLTMAELQKLINYIKKRAPQVYVFVDNCYGELVETLEPTAIGADLIAGSLMKNPGGGLAPTGGYVAGRKDLVERAANRWTAPGIGAEVGPSLGHQGLLFQGIFLAPHIVAEALKGAVFAARLFERLGFKVSPAYDEQRSDIIQAIALESPERLVAFCRGIQGASPVDAHALPEPDYMPGYEDDVIMAAGTFVQGASLELTADAPLRQPYAVYLQGGLSKEYVRIGVINAAKNVLKIK encoded by the coding sequence ATGCATCTAGATATTTTGGACAAGTTAGCCAATGAAGTAGAAATGGAAGTACAGTCTGTATATCGAGAAATTGAAGCCAGAGCAATGACCAATCATCAGAGGGTACTGAAGGGTTTTCATCTGGCCAAGACTTCCGACTACCATTTGCGGGGAACAACTGGCTATGGTTATAACGATACTGGCCGTGAGGCCCTGGAAAAAATATATGCCCATATTTTCGGAGCCGAAGCAGCACTGGTAAGGGGCCAAATTGTCTCAGGGACCCACGCCATAGCCATTGCCTTGTTTGGTATGTTAAGACCTGGCGATGAGTTGTTGGCGGTACAAGGATCACCCTATGATACCCTGGAGGAAATTATTGGTAAAAGGGGTAATGCACCGGGTTCGCTAAAAGATCTAGGGATTAGTTACAATCAGGTAGAACTGACACCGGAGGGAACGCTGGATTGGGAAGGTATCGAAGCAGCATTAAACCCCCGAACAAGAGTTATGCTTGTTCAAAGGTCCAGGGGTTATGCCTGGCGCCCTTCCTTAACTATGGCAGAACTTCAAAAGCTAATCAATTATATCAAAAAACGCGCTCCCCAGGTTTATGTATTTGTTGATAATTGTTACGGAGAATTAGTGGAAACGCTGGAACCCACGGCCATAGGAGCTGATTTAATTGCCGGTTCTCTAATGAAAAACCCCGGAGGGGGATTAGCTCCAACCGGCGGGTATGTTGCGGGTCGTAAAGATTTGGTGGAACGGGCCGCGAATCGTTGGACAGCACCCGGTATTGGGGCTGAGGTTGGTCCATCCCTTGGGCATCAAGGACTGCTGTTTCAAGGGATCTTTCTTGCTCCCCATATTGTTGCCGAGGCACTAAAGGGAGCAGTATTTGCGGCTAGGCTATTTGAACGGTTAGGATTTAAGGTCTCTCCGGCCTATGATGAACAAAGATCAGATATTATTCAAGCCATTGCATTGGAATCCCCGGAGAGATTAGTGGCCTTCTGCAGAGGAATTCAAGGAGCCTCCCCGGTGGATGCTCATGCTTTGCCGGAACCAGACTATATGCCTGGTTATGAAGACGATGTTATCATGGCTGCAGGAACCTTTGTACAAGGTGCATCCTTGGAATTAACTGCGGACGCACCGTTACGGCAGCCCTATGCGGTATATCTGCAAGGTGGTCTGTCAAAGGAATATGTACGGATTGGGGTTATTAACGCAGCCAAAAATGTTTTAAAAATAAAATAG
- a CDS encoding AAA family ATPase — MVKISMWKYPPRFEPPKQVGMIKKPSLPTRQSVQQEKSQLLEEIDRKATQEILGELDQLIGLDSVKKLVREIQAFVEIQRLRQKEKLIFEPMVLHMIFKGNPGTGKTTVARIIGRLFKEMAVLPKGHLIEVERADLVGEYIGHTAAKTRDQIKKAIGGILFIDEAYSLARGGEKDFGKEAIDSMVTSMENNKDNLIIILAGYQDEMDYFMETNPGLRSRFPIHITFPDYSIDQLMDIADLMLKQRQYVLAPMAREELYKIVAQQTRKHEHSGNARLVRNLIERAMRMQAVRLIARKKITRQDLMAINKEDLTEALEGI, encoded by the coding sequence ATGGTCAAAATTAGTATGTGGAAATATCCGCCTAGGTTTGAACCGCCAAAGCAGGTTGGTATGATAAAAAAACCTTCTTTACCAACCAGGCAATCAGTCCAACAGGAGAAATCACAGTTACTGGAAGAAATAGACCGCAAAGCGACCCAAGAGATTTTGGGAGAATTGGACCAGTTAATCGGCCTTGATAGTGTTAAAAAACTAGTTAGGGAAATTCAAGCCTTTGTGGAGATTCAAAGGCTTAGACAAAAAGAAAAGTTAATTTTTGAACCCATGGTACTGCATATGATTTTCAAGGGTAATCCTGGTACAGGAAAAACCACTGTGGCCAGGATTATTGGTCGACTCTTTAAAGAAATGGCCGTTTTGCCGAAGGGACATCTAATTGAGGTTGAGCGGGCTGACTTGGTTGGTGAATACATCGGTCATACGGCGGCGAAAACCCGTGATCAAATAAAAAAAGCCATCGGCGGTATTCTTTTTATTGATGAAGCCTACTCATTAGCCAGAGGCGGCGAAAAGGATTTCGGCAAGGAAGCCATTGATTCTATGGTAACAAGTATGGAAAACAATAAGGATAATTTAATTATTATCCTGGCGGGTTATCAAGATGAAATGGACTACTTTATGGAAACCAATCCCGGTTTGCGTTCACGTTTCCCAATACATATTACCTTCCCAGACTATTCCATTGATCAACTAATGGATATTGCTGACCTTATGTTAAAACAGCGCCAATATGTATTGGCTCCAATGGCCAGGGAGGAATTATATAAGATTGTTGCGCAGCAGACTCGTAAACACGAGCATAGTGGCAATGCCAGGTTAGTTCGTAACTTAATAGAGAGGGCCATGCGAATGCAGGCTGTTCGATTAATAGCAAGAAAAAAAATAACCAGGCAGGACCTAATGGCTATCAATAAAGAAGACTTGACAGAGGCTCTGGAGGGAATATAA
- the hfq gene encoding RNA chaperone Hfq gives MTKPQINLQDAFLNQVRKENIPVTIFLINGFQLKGMVKGFDNFTVILESDGKQLMVYKHAISTISPLRPVNTSFSENKPI, from the coding sequence ATGACTAAACCCCAGATAAATTTACAAGATGCCTTTCTGAATCAAGTTAGAAAGGAAAATATCCCTGTTACCATTTTCCTTATTAATGGTTTTCAATTAAAAGGAATGGTTAAGGGTTTTGATAATTTTACTGTTATTTTGGAAAGTGACGGGAAGCAACTGATGGTATACAAACATGCCATTTCTACCATTAGCCCGCTTCGTCCTGTTAATACCTCCTTTTCGGAAAATAAACCGATATAA
- the miaA gene encoding tRNA (adenosine(37)-N6)-dimethylallyltransferase MiaA — protein MEALKPLIAIVGPTASGKTNVAIELAKRVKGEVISADSMLVYRDMDIGTAKPTLEEMAGIPHHMIDIVNPNEEFSVATYQSRVEELINQIIDRGNLPLLVGGTGLYIRSVIDHYDFTTAPKDDRLRECLKREAEQVGAAAMHKKLSEVDPQSAERLHPNDLRRVIRALEVYYQTGKTIAEYQYKDQVEKPKYNLKMFGLTMDRQLLYQRIEQRVDLMMARGLLTEVKELVEQYNGLGTALQGLGYKEIIGYLKGEYSLPEAVEILKRNTRRFAKRQLTWFRADNRIFWIEMDRFENKKAVANEIMKQMAGDFLTL, from the coding sequence ATAGAAGCATTAAAGCCGTTAATAGCCATTGTAGGGCCTACGGCTTCTGGCAAAACTAATGTAGCTATAGAACTAGCTAAAAGAGTAAAGGGGGAAGTGATTTCTGCTGACTCCATGTTAGTTTATCGTGACATGGACATTGGAACGGCTAAACCCACCCTTGAAGAGATGGCAGGCATTCCCCACCATATGATTGACATTGTTAACCCTAATGAAGAATTCAGTGTAGCCACGTATCAAAGTAGAGTGGAGGAACTCATTAACCAAATTATTGATCGTGGCAATTTGCCTCTCCTGGTGGGTGGTACGGGGCTTTATATTCGATCTGTAATTGATCACTATGATTTTACCACAGCACCGAAGGATGATCGGTTGAGAGAGTGTCTTAAGCGTGAAGCAGAACAAGTGGGGGCGGCAGCCATGCATAAAAAATTATCTGAGGTTGATCCACAATCAGCTGAACGCCTGCACCCCAATGACCTGAGACGGGTCATCCGGGCTTTGGAGGTTTATTATCAAACCGGGAAAACAATTGCGGAATACCAGTATAAAGATCAAGTAGAGAAGCCGAAATATAACTTAAAAATGTTTGGGTTAACGATGGATCGGCAATTACTATACCAAAGGATTGAACAGCGGGTCGATCTGATGATGGCAAGAGGGTTGCTGACTGAGGTAAAGGAATTGGTGGAGCAATACAATGGCCTGGGAACTGCATTACAAGGGCTGGGTTATAAAGAAATTATCGGCTACTTAAAGGGAGAGTATTCTTTGCCGGAGGCCGTAGAGATTCTTAAACGAAATACTAGACGTTTTGCCAAACGCCAACTTACGTGGTTTCGAGCTGATAATAGAATTTTTTGGATTGAAATGGATCGTTTTGAAAATAAAAAGGCTGTTGCGAATGAAATTATGAAGCAAATGGCAGGAGATTTTTTAACTTTGTAG
- a CDS encoding class I SAM-dependent methyltransferase: MNDSLVITTGIRSRKNLEEKALELSREWKIPYQPREKYSLDFIREMTGASTILLVSHQKLSLVTNGKEFFFHPGLAKLRIKELQAGKTDQMIKAMDLQEGDSLLDCTLGLAADALVASYVVGTKGIIVGLEDAAPVAHIIARGLRSYTGEKPELINAMRRIQVVNQHHLHYLRNLPSNTFDVVYFDPMFRVPKVKSSSMAPLRDLANSSPLSIEAVAEAVRVARKRVVMKENRESQEFQRLNFQLIQGGRYSPVAYGVIKGGVLK, from the coding sequence ATGAATGATTCCCTTGTTATCACCACTGGAATTAGAAGCAGGAAAAACCTGGAGGAAAAGGCCCTGGAATTAAGTAGAGAGTGGAAGATACCCTATCAACCAAGGGAGAAATATTCACTGGATTTCATTAGAGAAATGACAGGTGCTTCCACTATATTATTGGTCAGCCACCAGAAACTTTCTTTAGTTACCAATGGAAAAGAATTCTTTTTTCATCCAGGATTAGCTAAATTACGTATAAAGGAACTACAGGCTGGGAAAACTGACCAAATGATAAAAGCAATGGACCTCCAGGAAGGAGACTCCCTGTTGGATTGTACCCTGGGATTGGCTGCTGATGCCTTGGTGGCCAGTTATGTGGTGGGAACCAAGGGTATCATTGTAGGGTTAGAGGATGCTGCTCCAGTGGCGCATATTATTGCTCGGGGCCTTAGAAGTTATACCGGTGAAAAGCCGGAATTGATAAATGCTATGCGTAGGATACAGGTGGTTAACCAACATCATTTGCATTATCTTCGCAATCTACCCAGCAACACCTTTGATGTTGTTTATTTTGATCCTATGTTCAGGGTACCAAAGGTTAAATCAAGTTCGATGGCTCCATTACGAGATCTGGCCAATAGCAGTCCTTTGTCCATTGAAGCTGTGGCAGAGGCAGTCCGAGTGGCTAGGAAGAGGGTGGTCATGAAGGAGAACAGAGAAAGCCAAGAATTTCAACGACTAAACTTTCAACTGATCCAGGGGGGAAGATATTCCCCGGTGGCCTACGGTGTAATAAAAGGCGGTGTTTTAAAATAG